The DNA segment TTATGACATGTTTTATTGATATCATGGCATGTAATTTGAAAAAGCATGTGGTATTTAACATACCAAGATTACGGCCAAAGTTGGATGATTCATAACATTACGCCACAACCATGTGACAAAAAAACCCCGTAAAATTAAATGACTCGTCaaaatgggaaaaatataagaaaacgAGGGTATTGCATTAAAAGTACAAAAATTGGCAAACTCTACGATATCAAATACCAGGTGACATTATTGACTTAACTATAGACTatacacaaaaatacaaattattgcTTATATGAATGGTTTTATCACACATGTCTCAACGTGATCTAGCAAGTCTGTCGATACGTACAGAAGAAGGGGAAAATAAATCTCAATTAGCAGATCCTAGAAAGTACAAGTCTGCACTGGGCATATAACTTTGTATAAGGtaggaaaaaatatttgaagatgACTCGATTCCATGGGGTATCCCACAAAGAGAAGCGTGATTGGAGTGTTTCATGCTTGAACATGTTTTACGACAATGCCCATTTAACGCGTTATCTGATTGGTGGATACTACGTAGTAGGTCGTGTTCCGTGGACGtgcatgatttgaccaatggaGTGAAGCGTTATATACCGACTGAAATTCAAAATGCGACATCTATGAAATTTAGTAATTGaaatttcatgattataattttcatttacaaaaagGCCCTCACCAGCATATTAATATTCAGAGGTTTGATATGCCTGGGGACTGTTGATATGAGGCatcaaagggggggggtaagggTCGCAAATAGGCTACCCATACTGCCATGAGTGCCCccacccccgggggggggcaactTGCTAAAATATTCTAAatacattcattttcattgttacaTTTATATCTTTGAACTGTTTATACTGTATGTatgttgtttttaaaaagagccTTTTTAATCggcttgagaaaaaaaaggaaaaaaaggaaaaaaatgaattgaattcacAAACACTATTTACTGCAAATGCACTCCTTTTACATTATTTCGATGAAATTCAACTGATGAACCGATGACCTTGATCACGTGAGCCTCTGATCCATTCTATTGTCTGGAAAAGATGAGGGCCCCCAGCAAAGCCACGCCCATAGCAACGAAGCTAGTCGACACGGCGGTACTTCCATTACACAAGTTGCCTGTGCAGCAGTAAATACAAGAATCACCCGCACAGCCTTCAACGCAGAGTGCAGTGCATGCACGCACCACACTGTTTCCGGATGTTGTTTtctatataaaatacaaaataagaacaaaaactAGTCGTTGGAATATAGACAAGGGAGGGATGggaaaattaacataaaaaatggGATATCTGGAGGATTTTGCCCGAAAATAAAGCGAGCTACATGATCAAGGAGTTGTAAAAGGGCAGTCGGACTTGCCTGAATATCAACTGAGtaagccaaaatatttcacttaaagAGTGGATATACACTTACGATCAGCAATGCCACACAGAATCGTAATGTGATTGTGGTATGAAAAGTGCAAAGAATGGACAGGCGCAAGTATCCAAGCACACATAAAGTTGATCAAAGATTATGAAGGTCCAAATAAATACACCATAGGGTGCTAAATTAAAGACGAGAAACTTCAAGATAAGCATAGATCAAGGTACTTAAAAGATAAGTCTAGATCAAGGTACTTAAAGGACTAGAAAAGCGTTAACTGGCCTTTTCGCAAGAGGACGGGAACGGacgacggtagttgattttggaagataTTTTGGGGATCGTCGTAAAACACTGCGCTGcaagcgcgtttccgttttacaccctggcgaaggcattttccggaaaattagccaaaaagcgactagtgaagagtctacacacgtcgctggttgcatgcagcgtgcgacacaggcgagtccaccaccgcatgcaatttgcacagttactgatcagagcgcagagttcctcggcacttcacgtacagagagagcggcagtcaggagtgaaatcaatatacatctctatgagtgaaatccgaacatgcttttgcagtcgcgttgtttatgatagttttttttctaaaaataaattaaaatgaatagaatgacagacaaaatcaaaataaacagatacttaccgtataatggaaagacaaattgaagtttgatggattgataccttagaagctgccgaaagatagatatagaagactgacaaatagatagagacaagatagacagatagatagatatacatagagagagagagagaggtggatagatagaaagagagagaaagagggagagatggagatagagaatttgagagacacggcagatagatagatgttagatagatagatagaaagataaagaatgagagagacaggatagagaaattaacagatagatagagacatagatagatatatagatagagagaaatatagaaatacagacagatggatagatagaggatttgagagatagatagatgttaatagataaagaatgagagaaaaagagaagatagacaaattaaccgaTACTGTAGTTTCATAGATAGACAAATAGATAGAAGACAGAcggatggatagagagagagagagagctggagaatttgagagatagatagatgtcagatagatcaagaatgagagagaagagcgacaaattaacagatagatactgtagttacataggtaggtagagagagagaaatagagaaagacagacagatggatggatagatagagatagatagagaatttgagatagatagatgttagataaagaatgagagacagagaagattattagatagatagatactgcagttacatagatagatagagatagaatttgagagatagatgacagtgcgtatcaaaaaaacgggacagatttgaagtctataaaatttttgtttcaaataatgatgtctatattttggtgttaatagatgctctaaggtcttatctttgaaatgcaatttaaaaaaataaattttattcatgcttgagcgaacacgggacatttttgttgggggttcaaaaagaggcttgcgccagaattgcagaatatgtgtaatacaatgatcagacttcttgctaatcaggagaaATCCTCttcaccttttcattatctgttccacaattttcgaattatgctctcaaatttcatttacaaagttatttatttaattgaattatttcgttttttcatttaatcttctcttaccttttaattttccttcataagtaactgagaaaagaagatttttttgtcaacccaagcaagaagatttgaatgattaattgggaaaacttgtgattattaaaatcgttttattatgtgaaacaaacaatgttatgtacctttaagagacatgaatctatttttcaatgggtctttaattccttgaccaagtttaattgcttgacaggaaacacaggaagggattcatgtctttctatgacaatggtgtattgagtcaattttgaaggagctagatatggcagatcgggtaaaatgtattaaaaagttgtgagcgagcgaagtgagcacgcaaatattcccacttttttaattacaatatcaaattttgtgatagattttgacataatattcagaaaataatatcatattttactttctatctgtccttttatttcctgtccacttttttttcttggtcatgattgttttaatgggggggggggagcaacccgagcgcccacccatctgtgtggctttgtccaaaaggcaccataatctttgtagcacataatgaaaggatttgaataaaaaaatccatgctctcccataattcagttgaaaaaaataattttagcttgaagaaggaatattcaaagctaacagaaagcatattaaaaagaaataacagaataattcaagcaaataaatagatctgaaaatgaattttgaccgcatgatttgaaaattatggcaaagataatgaaaaggttaagaggaagtctgctaataagcaagaagtccgatcatcatattactcatattctgcaattctggcgcaagcctctttttgaacccccaacaaaaacgtcccgtgttcgctcaagcatgaacgaaactaatttttttaatagcatttgaaagacaagaccttagagcacctattaacaccaaaatatagacataataatttgaaactaaaattttatagacttttcaaatctgtcccgttttttttgatacgcactgtatagacagatagaaagacagacatcagcaaatcggcaaggcaaatgatcaattaacatgattaaaaggcatacattcgtattgaacctcgATATTATAAGCTCAACTGCATTTGCATGTACGGTATGTTccgcggataacttcggtgcggactttggatcgcgcgcccagctgataatgtaaacaaacgtagacgtagactcttcactagtcgctttttggctacttttccggaaaatgccttcgccagggtgtaaaacggaaacgcgcgtcaCGGAAACGCGCGTCCTGCAATGCGAGTTGTGTCTTGTGTGACAAAAAAATTGGTTTACCTTTCATATCCACAACGGAAACTTTCAATCTTCGGTTCGTGTGCAAGCTACTCTGGGTAACAACGACATATCCGATTTAGGACGAGATTACAGAGCGACATTTGGCTCCTCCTTGCTCTCGAGGTAgccggcggggggggggggcacttccattgacgagtgcataccaggcgcgaccaaaGAAACGCGTAAAAAGTatctctttttcaagattgggcactttacgtaggtaacgtaataagggtgtcaaaatgATAGAATACTGAAAAAGCGTATATATTTCGCTATGAAGCTACGTGTTTacggtcaaatttgcgaggcgagggtataaaaaagacaaacactttataaaggatgtacttctTACCCCCAACACGTGTTTAGGGTTCGATTTGAACGAGGTATGGGAGATGGGGTGGCGCTAACCCAATGTAAGTAAAGGTAAGGCCCACGTCCGTGATCAATATcgctttacttgtttagggggtcaattcaagaggagcgccttgagcacctaacaaggtggatatgtgcgcaatataaatatcttatattattattattcaaggAATAATTGTCAAGGGTACCGTTtcgtttccaatacttgttaaggctATGGTTTCACAGGccgatacttgttaagggttgcattttcagaatttgcgaaaatacttgtttaggttACGTGCTTTTCGGAACCCgtcatggtcgcgcctggtatccactggtcaatggaagtgccccccccccccttggaattTGAAATCTAATCCTCCATTTcgggggaatgtaaaacataatgctcACGGGGCATATATCCTTCACATCGTTGCCTGCCGTTTGTGTATAGGAGGAGCTAgcaaaaaagaagataaaatccGGATCGTTTTCAGACAGGCTTTGCTGTGCGATATGGTCTAGCAGGAGAGGTGAATATGACCAACAGATTCGATTGCTAGCGATCCATCAAAAATCCACGTAAggtgcaatatcgattcgacaGACTGTATTGATAAATACCTAAgccttaaagataaatgccagttgtggtaacgatttcaaaatgagttcgtactgaatccaatcaaatgaccaccaaagtttgtataaataaaaatatgtgccaaaggattctggaagatattgagtaattgctgagaaattagcaaataagcaggGGATTCGGGCCAACGttccaagcaataataatacactgtcccacgtgcgcttatctgtgttggtgatcttcagcgtgaacattttttagcgtagatttcaagattttagtttatgtaactgtaccagatctagatcttcgatgatatagtgacaattaagcttTGTTTTACACACTatctcgtgaaatcagtgtttactgcaacttcTTTCATTCCTCtttaattcaacattttttcccGTTTTTGTCCGGGGTTTTCGTACTCGATTTTTAGCGTTTCTCATGTTATCACCAGCCCAGCGGCCAGAGTACCGGGATCAGAAGGGTATGATGTGATGAGCAGTCGTACGTAcgtgcagtggcgtaccgtgggtcatggcattgggggcaccagcaaaaaaattgagtcactaagtgagcgcacgaagcgcgcccagttgctgGGTATACTGACCCattagagacattttaaggacagtgctaTCAAACGGAAATGTCTCTcactggtcaaataatgcgagcgcgaagcgcgagcttccattttttatattcagacctaaaaaaggacattgtAATCAATCTAATCGTGATACGAActtgtctcgctaaataatgacCCCCAAATACATGAAATccgaagattttaaggactatattttagaaatccattaagattatacacatctcaccgtAGTAATCTcatgcgagtgccaataagcgcttgcttattttgttaggattgcatctaaacatgcacataaagcacgtGTAATCATGATTTACCATACCCATCCCACttatcaaatcttgcgagcgcgaaggaaattcagaactgaagaggggcattttaaggcttgtttgtaagaatccacgaagaccatacatagtttactaaccaaatgatgcgagcgcgaagcgcgcgctgaaaatttttgatattcagattagaaaaagggacattttaaggactgattctaggagttcatatttcaccaatccactactgcgaacgtgaGCACGGACAGGGAAtgatttatattaagaccttaaaatggggcaatcactataagtagtcatgaaaaagaagcataataTTGTACATAACACAATAATATTAAACtcaaagtgcgaggaaatatatttggcagtttggAGTATGTTGACTTGCAAACGGGAGGATTTAGTATAGCATGATTATAtttctcggtaaacagacaatgcgagcaccaggaacaatgaagacataggccctgagcaaattatgtctcataaagttatgaaaaaaagtttcttatgtaagataacataacataattatgatataatataacattataatgaataataatgtcttctttcccactacgtttctcttcctttctccctctttttcttcttttcccctttttttttgggggggtcagccgattgggggcacgtgccccatgCCCTTCCGTAGTTACCCCACTGCGTACGTGAAAGTACGGGATTTTCTCATCTCACAACTTGCATGCATGGTGTCGCATGCGTTGATCTCGACATGTTGCCTGCCCCATTTGCACACGAACCGCAGATCTAATGTTGCCGTACTCGAGGTTGCGAAAGGTCTCAAAGGCCCCAAAGGTACACATAATGGTTCTAAAAGACTAGGAAGGCGTAAATGAGTACGCGTACAGGTTCTTTAAGAGTTTAGAATGATGTGAACAAGCAAACATAAAAGcgcacaaagaaaaaaaggttaaatAAGTGCACACAAAGTTGCTCAAAGAGTAGAAAGGAGAACACCTAAAGGTGCATGCTCAATGCACCTTTCTtttacggcggccgtacggcgagtcgaaaacaaccgggttttttttacatttttattcaaaccatctaTATGTATAGCtcgtacaaaaaaataaaaacggctgttttcgactctcCGAAATGTGACTGTGCCACAAAGAGAGGGAAAGGCGTGAACAAGTAGGCCTAGACTTTAAGGTGGTCAAAGAAAAGATAAGTGCAAATGACTTCACAGAAAGGTGCACTCAGGTTGGAAAAGGCATAACTAAGTACACATAGAGGTGCTAAAAAAGTGGAATGGCCCAAACAAGTATACGGTGCTCAAAGACTTGGAAGGAATAAATGACTACGTAAAGGTGCGTAGAGTTTAGAAAGGCGTGCATAAAGGTGTTTCAAAAAAGGAAGGTGCAAACAAAATCAAGGTGCTCAAACGATGGAAAGGTGCAAATAAGTTGACATAATGGTGCTCTAACAATGGAAAGGTGCAAATAAGTTCACATAAGGGTGCTCTAACAATGGAAAGGTGCAAATAAGTACACAAAAGGGTGCTTTAACAATGGGAAGGTGCAAATACTTACACAAAGTCATAAGGGTGCTCTAAGAACAGCCGTGTTATAGTTTAGGAAATCGATAAGAAACAAAGCCCCATGCATACTATACCCATTTGTTGCGATCCgaattttagagaaattttgataacatttgaGATAAACATTCTAACCGATATAACCTTAGCGATCAGAGTTAAGAATATGATAATGGCTATATACTGATATCGAAATTCTGTTTAGTTCGAGCCTCCG comes from the Lytechinus variegatus isolate NC3 chromosome 9, Lvar_3.0, whole genome shotgun sequence genome and includes:
- the LOC121421797 gene encoding uncharacterized protein LOC121421797; its protein translation is MKSFLVPVLLVSLVAGSSALNCYVCSGPECRDPLDTTAAGVGDTCPASSLVPYTHCIKTTSGNSVVRACTALCVEGCAGDSCIYCCTGNLCNGSTAVSTSFVAMGVALLGALIFSRQ